A portion of the Meriones unguiculatus strain TT.TT164.6M chromosome 14, Bangor_MerUng_6.1, whole genome shotgun sequence genome contains these proteins:
- the Vstm2b gene encoding V-set and transmembrane domain-containing protein 2B isoform X1, with translation MEQRNRLGALGYLPPLLLHGLLLFVADATFTEVPKDVTVREGDDIEMPCAFRASGATSYSLEIQWWYLKEPPRELLHELALSVPGARTKVTNKDATKISTVRVQGNDISHRLRLSAVRLQDEGVYECRVSDYSDDDTQEHKAQALLRVLSRFTPPNMQAAEAVSHIQSSGPRRHGAPSAVSSNNAGAAVRTTSEPSRGDKNPPLGSPPAGSGVPEAAAAAAAAAAAAAASATHTATTTVAAAAAASSSASPPSGQAVLLRQRHGSGKGTGPGYSTDPLLSLLLLVLHKFLHPLLGH, from the exons ATGGAACAGCGGAACCGGCTCGGAGCCCTCGGATACCTGCCGCCTCTGCTGCTGCACGGCCTGCTGCTCTTCGTCGCCGACG CCACATTCACCGAAGTCCCTAAAGATGTAACCGTGCGGGAGGGAGACGACATCGAAATGCCCTGCGCTTTCCGGGCCAGCGGAGCCACCTCGTACTCGCTGGAGATTCAGTGGTGGTACCTCAAGGAGCCTCCCCGGGAACTGCTACACGAGCTGGCGCTCAGCGTGCCGGGCGCCCGGACCAAG GTAACAAATAAGGATGCAACTAAAATCAGT ACCGTGCGTGTCCAGGGCAATGACATCTCACACCGGCTTCGGCTGTCCGCCGTACGATTACAGGACGAAGGCGTGTATGAGTGTCGAGTTTCGGACTACAGCGACGACGACACCCAAGAACACAAGGCCCAGGCGTTGCTGCGCGTGCTGTCGCGCTTCACGCCGCCCAACATGCAGGCTGCGGAGGCGGTGTCCCACATCCAGAGCAGCGGCCCGCGCCGCCACGGAGCCCCCAGCGCCGTCAGCTCCAACAACGCAGGTGCCGCTGTCCGCACCACCTCCGAACCCAGCCGTGGCGACAAGAACCCACCTCTTGGGAGCCCTCCCGCTGGATCAGGAGTCCCGGAGGcagccgccgccgctgctgccgctgccgccgccgccgccgcttctGCGACCCACACAGCCACCACAACTgttgcagcagctgctgctgcttcttcatcAGCGTCGCCGCCGTCGGGCCAGGCTGTCCTTCTGCGCCAGAGGCACGGCTCCGGTAAAG
- the Vstm2b gene encoding V-set and transmembrane domain-containing protein 2B isoform X2, giving the protein MEQRNRLGALGYLPPLLLHGLLLFVADATFTEVPKDVTVREGDDIEMPCAFRASGATSYSLEIQWWYLKEPPRELLHELALSVPGARTKVTNKDATKISTVRVQGNDISHRLRLSAVRLQDEGVYECRVSDYSDDDTQEHKAQALLRVLSRFTPPNMQAAEAVSHIQSSGPRRHGAPSAVSSNNAGAAVRTTSEPSRGDKNPPLGSPPAGSGVPEAAAAAAAAAAAAAASATHTATTTVAAAAAASSSASPPSGQAVLLRQRHGSGTGPGYSTDPLLSLLLLVLHKFLHPLLGH; this is encoded by the exons ATGGAACAGCGGAACCGGCTCGGAGCCCTCGGATACCTGCCGCCTCTGCTGCTGCACGGCCTGCTGCTCTTCGTCGCCGACG CCACATTCACCGAAGTCCCTAAAGATGTAACCGTGCGGGAGGGAGACGACATCGAAATGCCCTGCGCTTTCCGGGCCAGCGGAGCCACCTCGTACTCGCTGGAGATTCAGTGGTGGTACCTCAAGGAGCCTCCCCGGGAACTGCTACACGAGCTGGCGCTCAGCGTGCCGGGCGCCCGGACCAAG GTAACAAATAAGGATGCAACTAAAATCAGT ACCGTGCGTGTCCAGGGCAATGACATCTCACACCGGCTTCGGCTGTCCGCCGTACGATTACAGGACGAAGGCGTGTATGAGTGTCGAGTTTCGGACTACAGCGACGACGACACCCAAGAACACAAGGCCCAGGCGTTGCTGCGCGTGCTGTCGCGCTTCACGCCGCCCAACATGCAGGCTGCGGAGGCGGTGTCCCACATCCAGAGCAGCGGCCCGCGCCGCCACGGAGCCCCCAGCGCCGTCAGCTCCAACAACGCAGGTGCCGCTGTCCGCACCACCTCCGAACCCAGCCGTGGCGACAAGAACCCACCTCTTGGGAGCCCTCCCGCTGGATCAGGAGTCCCGGAGGcagccgccgccgctgctgccgctgccgccgccgccgccgcttctGCGACCCACACAGCCACCACAACTgttgcagcagctgctgctgcttcttcatcAGCGTCGCCGCCGTCGGGCCAGGCTGTCCTTCTGCGCCAGAGGCACGGCTCCG